In one Drosophila pseudoobscura strain MV-25-SWS-2005 chromosome X, UCI_Dpse_MV25, whole genome shotgun sequence genomic region, the following are encoded:
- the LOC117184410 gene encoding uncharacterized protein, with translation MPCDKDRKVAVGFKDPKEESEVRRAPRISPSRSLRQRDELRRSEPPSQRSADQAQGARRRNSRLRVKERMRICVHTAASSSHGRAMGGRCKNCQEPTPTGGRQRAPNRRRARHSPRRHRGHNELEAAGSHQPRSK, from the exons ATGCCCTGCGATAAAGACAGGAAAGTAGCAGTTGGATTCAAAGatccaaaagaggaatcagag GTTCGTCGGGCGCCGAGGATATCCCCAAGTCGTTCATTGCGACAACGGGACGAACTTCGTCGGAGCGAGCCGCCATCTCAGCGCTCTGCGGATCAGGCTCAAGGAGCAAGGAGACGCAATTCACGACTTCGCGTCAAAGAACGGATGCGAATTTGCGTTCATACCGCCGCGAGCTCCTCACATGGGAGGGCTATGGGAGGCAGGTGTAAAAACTGCCaagagcctactcctacgggcggtaGGCAGCGCGCTCCTAACCGCCGAAGAGCTCGCCACAGTCCCCGTCGGCATCGAGGCCATAATGAACTCGAGGCCGCTGGAAGCCATCAACCAAGATCCAAGTGA